The Flavobacteriales bacterium genome includes a region encoding these proteins:
- a CDS encoding PKD domain-containing protein — MKKHYNFTKWLSTRFTGLLMSAGLLMAGSSAMAQLSGTYTINSAAATTGTNFASFTAFASAINTSGVSGPVTVNVVSGSGPYYHTATTTFNQISGASATNTITINGNGEKVSSNAGAAVFTLYGTDYMTFKNLKVEASANAASVKCFHIYNAANYNTIDGCELIISAYTGTANSTGYIVMSASTTGNSAGLHGSHNTFKNNKMWNGGATGAVGPYYGVCEYGSSSYYTTTGNNQVLNNEVRDVYYYYNYFYYTNGTRIDGNKFHTSRSDASYTYVTYLYYTQTTTHQISFSSNEVYNLKPTSYLYMYGYYNTGTASMPVLYNDNKIHDNTVGSYLYNYLGYYGQNVRFERNKIYNNTVTNYLYNLYCCYYSTNAIVRDNELNNNYAGYYIYGLGAYYGTNALVERNAVHDNSAGYGVYGYYIYYMQGDFINNLYYNNKGDYYNYAMLAGYTQTSLHVAHNTFVLNNDVTYYSYGIYMYMYYSFTDVVCKNNILAMTAEAGSGYYNYVVYMPYNYQDMEIENNDFYVNNSSTNYYYTNGTNTTAAAFAASIGNTTNLNIDPQFTNLATGDLTPKNPAIANYGQPGYATLDYKKATRTACGPDIGAFEFYIDHNASNLVFTGTNECGGYQEPIGFRFNNGSTVALKNAKVYYTINGGTPVVETIANINANSYVDYVFKTIPEFHEPGINTIVVGLFCDDNSSNNTVTTTIKITPAPHSFELSEGTAFAGYYQAGGSGGTKKNPDVTAANVQVNYNVENPTKYANSAYGSGWSMSINAKTSGGTAVTSGVTLVSPTSSTKGKIQFKPAKSLVDSTVFLGITVKDNNTGCDSTFGRWVYVAATPELSWNAPNACDGDVIAFSNTTTQAVGIAEYSWNFDDPSTGADNVSTISDPVHKFSTYGSYDVTVTAWNHDYPKFQYTLTKTVNVSPVPTVDFTVKNACEGTDITFTNGSKLPTGVTGSIDYTWNFGDGSAKVKTLNTTHKYAKAGGYKASLTASLNGCAATLVKNANQFATPDANFSVKGNCNLEDVEFTNASTISLGKTGYKWDFNDGTVSNLSNPMHAFAAAGSHSVKLVAISEFGCKDEITKSFTLNESPKADFSFSDPCSETAVNFTRGGTLPAGATSIFEWDFDGEKISTKENDSYKFSTVGVKTVSLKVSSNNGCSDMISKDIVVKLQAKADFVANNVCEGEEVVFTNKSEVAAGNLNYEWRFGDSKTSNLTSPRHAYTLSTVGETESFQVTLLAIVPGGCSDSIARTVTVNAAADASFDAKIDWRVLKITNQKTTDPVNHVYNWRFGDGGRSNQVTPSYKYITDEGEYTVCLAIINPAGCISEHCEDVYQDPTTGINDVIANNLFSVYPNPNTGLFTVKVDEPKGMVNITIMDATGKTVCTIAGDASGEYSIDLSEVAGGVYMVQVTNGGNTAMQRVTVAK; from the coding sequence ATGAAAAAGCATTACAATTTCACAAAATGGCTTTCGACCCGTTTTACGGGACTTCTTATGTCGGCTGGTTTGCTAATGGCAGGCAGTTCGGCAATGGCTCAGTTGAGTGGTACGTACACCATTAACTCTGCTGCAGCTACTACCGGCACAAACTTTGCATCTTTTACGGCTTTCGCCTCGGCTATTAACACAAGCGGTGTTAGCGGCCCAGTTACTGTAAACGTTGTGTCTGGGTCTGGTCCTTACTATCACACTGCTACCACTACTTTTAACCAAATTTCTGGGGCAAGTGCTACAAACACGATTACCATCAACGGAAATGGTGAAAAGGTGTCATCTAATGCAGGTGCTGCGGTGTTTACACTCTACGGTACAGATTACATGACTTTTAAAAACCTAAAGGTAGAGGCATCGGCAAATGCGGCAAGTGTTAAATGTTTCCACATTTACAATGCTGCCAATTACAACACCATTGACGGTTGTGAGTTGATTATTTCTGCATACACGGGAACGGCAAACTCTACAGGTTACATTGTAATGTCAGCGTCAACAACTGGTAACTCAGCCGGATTGCACGGATCACACAACACATTCAAAAACAACAAAATGTGGAATGGTGGTGCAACGGGTGCCGTAGGCCCTTACTACGGCGTTTGTGAGTATGGTTCATCATCATACTATACTACCACCGGAAACAACCAAGTGTTGAACAATGAGGTGAGAGACGTTTATTATTATTACAACTATTTCTATTACACAAACGGTACAAGAATTGATGGAAATAAATTTCACACGAGCCGTTCTGATGCTTCATACACTTATGTTACGTATCTTTACTATACACAAACTACTACTCACCAAATCAGTTTTAGTAGCAACGAGGTTTATAACTTAAAACCAACCAGCTACTTGTATATGTATGGGTATTATAACACTGGAACAGCTTCAATGCCTGTTTTGTATAATGATAACAAAATTCATGACAATACAGTGGGTTCTTATCTTTACAATTATCTTGGTTACTATGGTCAAAACGTACGTTTTGAACGCAATAAGATATACAATAACACGGTAACAAATTACTTGTATAACCTATATTGTTGTTACTACTCTACCAATGCAATTGTAAGAGATAATGAATTGAACAACAATTATGCAGGATATTACATCTACGGTCTTGGTGCATACTACGGAACCAATGCATTGGTAGAGCGAAATGCAGTTCACGACAACTCAGCAGGTTACGGTGTTTATGGGTACTATATCTACTATATGCAAGGAGATTTTATCAATAACTTGTATTACAACAACAAAGGAGACTATTACAACTACGCTATGTTGGCTGGTTATACGCAAACATCATTACACGTTGCACACAACACATTTGTATTAAATAATGATGTGACGTATTATAGTTATGGTATCTATATGTATATGTATTATTCATTTACAGATGTAGTTTGTAAAAACAACATTTTAGCAATGACTGCCGAAGCCGGCTCTGGATATTACAATTACGTGGTATATATGCCATACAACTACCAAGATATGGAAATTGAGAACAATGACTTTTATGTAAACAACTCATCCACTAATTATTACTATACGAACGGAACTAATACCACAGCGGCAGCCTTTGCAGCGAGTATTGGTAATACCACCAACTTAAACATCGACCCACAATTTACGAACTTAGCTACTGGTGATTTGACACCGAAAAACCCAGCCATTGCCAACTACGGACAACCCGGGTATGCAACATTGGATTATAAAAAGGCAACAAGAACAGCTTGTGGTCCGGATATAGGTGCTTTTGAATTTTATATTGACCACAATGCGTCAAACTTAGTTTTTACAGGTACTAACGAGTGTGGTGGCTACCAAGAACCAATTGGTTTTAGATTTAACAACGGTTCAACAGTTGCTTTAAAAAATGCAAAGGTTTACTATACCATCAACGGTGGAACACCTGTGGTAGAAACCATTGCTAATATCAATGCAAACTCGTATGTTGATTATGTATTCAAAACCATTCCTGAGTTTCACGAGCCGGGCATCAACACAATTGTAGTAGGTTTGTTCTGCGATGACAATTCTTCGAACAATACTGTAACAACTACTATCAAAATTACTCCGGCTCCACATAGCTTTGAGTTGTCAGAAGGTACTGCATTTGCCGGATACTACCAAGCTGGCGGATCAGGCGGTACTAAAAAGAACCCCGATGTAACAGCAGCAAATGTGCAAGTGAATTACAACGTAGAAAACCCAACCAAATATGCAAATAGTGCTTACGGTTCAGGATGGAGTATGTCTATTAACGCTAAAACAAGTGGCGGAACAGCCGTTACCAGTGGAGTAACCTTAGTTTCACCAACCTCAAGCACAAAAGGAAAGATTCAGTTCAAACCTGCAAAATCGTTGGTTGATTCGACAGTATTTTTAGGTATTACTGTAAAAGACAACAACACAGGATGTGACTCAACATTTGGAAGATGGGTATATGTAGCAGCAACACCTGAACTTTCTTGGAATGCACCAAACGCTTGTGACGGTGACGTTATAGCGTTCTCAAATACAACCACCCAAGCAGTAGGAATAGCCGAATACTCATGGAATTTTGACGATCCATCAACGGGAGCGGACAATGTATCGACCATCAGTGACCCAGTACACAAATTTTCGACCTATGGTTCGTATGACGTAACAGTAACTGCATGGAATCATGATTATCCAAAATTCCAATACACATTGACAAAAACAGTAAACGTATCACCTGTACCAACGGTTGACTTTACCGTAAAAAATGCATGTGAGGGAACAGACATTACCTTTACGAATGGTTCAAAATTGCCAACAGGAGTAACCGGATCAATTGATTACACATGGAACTTCGGAGACGGCAGTGCCAAAGTAAAAACATTGAACACCACGCATAAATATGCAAAAGCAGGTGGCTACAAAGCCAGCTTGACAGCATCATTGAACGGCTGTGCAGCGACATTGGTAAAAAATGCAAACCAATTTGCTACACCGGATGCAAACTTTAGCGTAAAAGGCAACTGTAACTTAGAAGATGTAGAATTTACCAATGCATCAACTATTTCGTTAGGAAAAACAGGATACAAATGGGATTTCAACGACGGAACAGTATCAAACTTGTCAAACCCAATGCATGCTTTTGCAGCAGCAGGCTCACACAGTGTAAAATTGGTAGCAATCTCAGAATTTGGATGTAAAGATGAGATAACCAAAAGCTTTACATTGAATGAGTCACCAAAAGCAGACTTTAGCTTCAGTGACCCATGTAGCGAGACAGCAGTTAACTTTACAAGAGGTGGCACATTGCCAGCCGGAGCAACATCAATCTTTGAGTGGGATTTTGACGGAGAGAAAATTTCGACAAAAGAAAACGACAGCTACAAATTCTCGACAGTTGGAGTGAAAACAGTAAGTTTGAAAGTATCATCAAACAATGGCTGTTCAGATATGATCAGCAAAGACATCGTAGTAAAATTGCAGGCAAAAGCAGACTTTGTAGCCAACAACGTATGTGAAGGCGAAGAGGTAGTATTTACCAACAAGTCAGAAGTAGCAGCAGGCAACTTGAACTATGAGTGGAGATTTGGAGATTCAAAAACATCAAACTTAACATCCCCACGACATGCTTATACCTTGAGTACAGTAGGCGAGACAGAGTCATTCCAAGTGACGTTGTTGGCCATAGTACCGGGCGGATGTTCAGACTCAATAGCACGAACAGTAACAGTGAATGCAGCAGCAGACGCAAGTTTTGATGCTAAGATAGATTGGAGGGTATTGAAGATAACCAACCAAAAAACAACAGATCCTGTAAACCACGTTTACAACTGGAGATTTGGAGATGGTGGTCGATCAAACCAAGTAACTCCATCATACAAATACATCACAGATGAAGGCGAGTACACTGTATGTTTGGCCATCATCAACCCAGCAGGCTGTATCAGCGAGCATTGTGAGGATGTGTACCAAGATCCTACAACAGGCATCAACGATGTAATAGCTAACAATCTATTCAGCGTATATCCAAATCCGAACACCGGATTGTTTACCGTAAAAGTTGACGAGCCAAAAGGTATGGTGAACATCACCATCATGGATGCAACAGGCAAAACAGTATGCACCATTGCAGGTGATGCAAGCGGCGAGTACAGTATTGACTTGAGCGAAGTAGCAGGCGGAGTTTACATGGTTCAAGTAACCAATGGTGGCAACACTGCAATGCAACGGGTAACTGTTGCTAAATAA
- a CDS encoding enoyl-CoA hydratase/isomerase family protein, giving the protein MQYVIWKINSDGVGTITLNRPEKRNALNEQLVIELKEVLDLARTDNSCKIVVIESSGEAFCAGADLEYLQKLQKNSFEENVQDSTNLMELFKTIYTFPKIIISKVDGPAIAGGCGLATVTDFCFASNKATFGYTEARIGFVPAIVMVFLLRKIGEGKAREILLTGEVFGADRAKHLGLVNEVIDAAELNDYVNHFAINLVSKNSGRSLALIKEMIATIPEKNLNEALTYAAQKNAEMRESEDCKKGISAFLNKEKISWR; this is encoded by the coding sequence ATGCAATATGTAATCTGGAAAATTAATTCAGACGGAGTTGGTACAATCACCCTAAACCGACCCGAAAAACGCAATGCGTTGAATGAACAATTGGTAATAGAACTTAAAGAGGTACTGGATCTTGCCAGAACCGATAACAGCTGCAAGATTGTCGTCATAGAGTCAAGTGGAGAGGCCTTTTGTGCAGGAGCCGATTTGGAATACTTACAAAAATTGCAAAAAAACAGTTTTGAAGAGAACGTACAAGACAGCACCAACCTGATGGAATTGTTTAAAACCATTTACACATTCCCCAAAATTATTATTTCCAAAGTTGATGGACCCGCCATAGCCGGAGGTTGTGGCTTAGCCACCGTAACCGATTTTTGCTTTGCATCAAACAAGGCAACGTTTGGTTATACCGAGGCAAGAATTGGCTTTGTTCCGGCCATAGTTATGGTGTTTTTGTTGAGAAAAATTGGAGAGGGAAAAGCAAGAGAAATACTGCTGACAGGAGAAGTTTTTGGAGCAGACCGAGCCAAACATTTGGGTCTTGTCAACGAAGTGATAGACGCAGCTGAGCTGAACGACTATGTAAATCATTTTGCAATAAACTTGGTTTCAAAAAACTCAGGCCGGAGTTTGGCTTTAATCAAAGAAATGATTGCAACCATTCCTGAAAAGAACTTAAATGAGGCATTGACGTATGCCGCTCAAAAAAATGCAGAAATGCGAGAGTCTGAGGATTGTAAAAAAGGAATTTCTGCATTTTTAAACAAAGAAAAAATAAGTTGGCGATGA
- a CDS encoding glutamate--tRNA ligase codes for MDRRVRVRFAPSPTGPLHIGGVRTALYNYLFAKKHGGDFLLRIEDTDQTRFVPGAEDYINESLEWLGIAPNEGVRQGGSHAPYRQSERMSIYRQYADQLVANGHAYYAFDTPEELDEMRKKMEAARMSAKYDATSRMSMKNSLTLSEDEVKKRLDNNDAYVIRIKLPRKEEVRFHDSVRGWVVVNTTQMDDKVLLKGDGLPTYHLANVVDDHLMEITHVIRGEEWLPSAPLHVMLYRYLGWEETMPTFAHLSLLLKPDGQGKLSKRDGDRLGFPVFPLQWTDPKTNEISSGYRETGYLPDAVINMLALLGWHPSDNQEIFNLNELIEAFSLEKVSKSGAKFDATKARWFNNRYLQNMDNKEIVNLIKPHFSANGWDISNEDYLVAIVGLLKEKVDFAQDIVPLSQYFFENPKEYDTAVVAKKWKDHVPALMAKLADHFQNLTNFSSSFVEDSFKQFAETNGVSPGSLMQPLRLAVSGMAGGPPIFEMLQLLGKEKVVSRINLAVDTLK; via the coding sequence ATGGACAGAAGAGTTAGAGTAAGATTTGCCCCAAGCCCCACGGGGCCGTTGCATATCGGCGGAGTGCGTACTGCACTATATAATTATTTATTTGCCAAAAAACATGGCGGTGATTTTTTGCTTCGTATAGAAGATACCGACCAAACGCGTTTTGTTCCGGGTGCGGAAGATTATATCAACGAATCACTTGAATGGCTTGGTATTGCTCCAAATGAGGGAGTGAGACAAGGAGGTTCACATGCACCCTATCGTCAAAGCGAACGCATGAGCATATACCGACAATATGCAGACCAACTGGTAGCCAATGGCCATGCCTATTATGCCTTTGATACACCCGAAGAATTGGATGAAATGCGTAAAAAAATGGAGGCAGCACGCATGTCGGCCAAATATGATGCCACCTCACGCATGAGCATGAAAAATTCGCTTACGCTGAGCGAAGACGAGGTTAAAAAGCGTTTAGACAATAACGATGCTTATGTCATCCGAATCAAACTTCCACGCAAAGAAGAAGTTCGTTTTCACGACTCTGTTCGGGGTTGGGTAGTGGTAAACACCACACAAATGGATGACAAAGTTTTGCTTAAAGGCGATGGCCTGCCAACCTATCATTTGGCCAATGTGGTTGATGACCATTTAATGGAAATTACCCACGTGATAAGAGGGGAAGAATGGTTGCCCTCTGCCCCGTTGCACGTGATGTTGTACCGCTATTTGGGGTGGGAAGAAACCATGCCTACTTTTGCCCACCTGTCTCTATTACTTAAGCCAGATGGACAAGGCAAATTGAGCAAAAGAGATGGAGATAGACTGGGTTTCCCTGTTTTTCCGTTGCAGTGGACCGACCCTAAAACCAATGAAATTAGCTCGGGATACAGAGAAACGGGTTATTTGCCCGATGCGGTTATTAATATGTTGGCCTTATTGGGCTGGCACCCTAGCGACAATCAGGAAATCTTTAATTTGAACGAACTTATTGAAGCATTTTCGTTAGAAAAAGTATCGAAAAGTGGTGCCAAGTTTGATGCCACCAAAGCTCGCTGGTTTAATAATCGATATCTTCAAAACATGGATAATAAAGAGATAGTCAACCTCATAAAGCCCCATTTTTCGGCCAATGGGTGGGATATTTCTAATGAAGATTATCTAGTAGCCATTGTTGGGTTGCTCAAAGAAAAAGTGGATTTTGCCCAAGATATTGTTCCGCTTAGCCAATACTTTTTTGAAAATCCAAAAGAATACGACACCGCGGTTGTGGCCAAAAAATGGAAGGATCATGTGCCTGCATTAATGGCTAAATTGGCTGACCATTTCCAGAATCTGACCAACTTTTCTTCTTCTTTTGTTGAAGATAGTTTTAAACAATTTGCAGAAACAAACGGTGTTTCTCCTGGCAGTTTGATGCAGCCTTTAAGGCTTGCAGTAAGTGGAATGGCTGGAGGCCCGCCAATATTCGAAATGCTTCAACTGCTTGGTAAAGAAAAAGTTGTATCTCGAATTAATCTTGCGGTTGACACGCTGAAGTAA
- a CDS encoding PKD domain-containing protein: protein MKKHYNFTKWLSPRFTGLLVSAGLLIAGGSAMAQLSGSSYTINSGAAASSTNFTSFSSFADSLNTLGVSGAVTVNVVSGSGPYSEKVSFNQISGASATNTITINGNGEKIVNTASSATITLKGTDYMTVKGLKVEAAGTGTGVRCFHIYSGANYNTVDGCELIVSAYTGTSNSTGYIVMSASTTGNSAAAHGSHNTYKNNKMWNGGASSSVGPYYGVCEYGSSAYTSTTGNNQVLNNDMQNVYYYWNYFYYTNGTRIDGNKFHNGRSGATYAYVVYLYRTETTTHQISFSGNEVYNLSPSSYLYMYGYYNSGTSSMPVMYNDNKIHDNTVGSYLYNYLGYYGTEIRFERNKIYNNSVGSYLYNIYCCYRSSNPIVRDNELYNNSAGYYVYGLGAYYGSNALVERNSVHDNTAGYGVYSYYIYYMDGDFINNLSYNNKGDYYNYGIYGGYTQTSLNVCHNTIVIDDNVDYYNYCLYLYMYYTFTDMNVKNNIIYVTANAGYYNYVVYTPYNYQDMGIENNDIYVNNSSTNYYYTNTTNTTLSAFASSIGNSTNLNIDPQFTNLAAGNLTPKNPAIANYGQPGYATLDYNKATRTACGPDIGAFEFFIDHNASNLVFTGTNECGGYQEPIGFRYNNGSSVDLIDAKAYYTINGGTPVVETIAKISANSYVDYVFTTIPEFHEPGTNTIVVGLLCDDNSANNTLTTTINITPAPHSFELSEGSSFAGYYKAGGSGGLMNNPDVTAANVQVDYNVENPTKYADSAYGTDWGMTVNSWTSGGMAVTSGLTLVAPSGSSKGMIQFTPSPSLVDSTIFVGLTVTDNNTGCDSTFGRWVYVAATPNISWSASDACDGDVVAITNTTTQAVGIAEYSWNFDDPSTGADNVSTISDPVHKFSTYGSYDVTVTAWNHDYPKFQYTLTKTVNVSPVPTVDFTVKNACEGTDITFTNGSKLPTGVTGSIDYTWNFGDGSAKVKTLNTTHKYAKAGGYKASLTASLNGCAATLVKNANQFATPDANFSVKGNCNLEDVEFTNASTISLGKTGYKWDFNDGTVSNLSNPMHAFAAAGSHSVKLVAISEFGCKDEITKSFTLNESPKADFSFSDPCSETAVNFTRGGTLPAGATSIFEWDFDGEKISTKENDSYKFSTVGVKTVSLKVSSNNGCSDMISKDIVVKLQAKADFIANNVCEGEEVVFTNKSEVAAGNLNYQWRFGDSDTSNLTSPRHAYTLSTVGETESFQVTLLAIVPGGCSDSIARTVTVNAAADASFDATIDWRVLKITNQKTTDPVNHDYNWRFGDGGRSNQVTPSYKYISDEGMYTVCLAIINPAGCISEHCEEVDQPDIKNAGINDVIANNLFSVYPNPNTGLFTVKVDEPKGMVNITIMDATGKTVRTIAGDASGEYSIDLSEVAGGVYMVQVTNGGNTAMQRVTVAK, encoded by the coding sequence ATGAAAAAGCATTACAATTTCACAAAATGGCTTTCGCCCCGTTTTACGGGACTTCTTGTGTCGGCTGGTTTGCTAATAGCAGGCGGTTCGGCAATGGCTCAGTTGAGTGGTTCATCGTACACCATCAACTCGGGTGCAGCAGCAAGCAGCACCAACTTTACGTCTTTTAGCAGTTTTGCAGATTCTCTAAATACTCTAGGAGTAAGCGGAGCTGTAACTGTAAATGTAGTATCAGGTTCAGGACCTTACAGTGAGAAAGTAAGTTTCAATCAAATCTCAGGAGCAAGTGCCACCAACACCATTACTATCAATGGTAATGGAGAAAAGATTGTAAACACTGCCTCATCAGCCACCATTACTTTGAAAGGTACCGATTACATGACCGTAAAAGGTTTAAAAGTAGAAGCAGCCGGAACGGGAACAGGTGTAAGATGTTTTCACATCTACAGTGGAGCAAACTACAACACGGTGGATGGTTGTGAGTTGATTGTTTCTGCATACACAGGAACATCAAACTCTACAGGCTACATTGTGATGTCAGCATCAACAACCGGTAACTCAGCGGCAGCACACGGCTCGCACAACACGTACAAAAACAACAAAATGTGGAACGGTGGGGCATCAAGCTCAGTAGGCCCTTACTACGGTGTTTGTGAGTATGGCTCATCAGCTTACACAAGTACTACCGGAAACAACCAAGTGTTGAACAACGACATGCAAAACGTTTATTACTATTGGAACTATTTTTATTATACAAATGGAACTCGGATTGATGGTAATAAATTCCACAATGGAAGAAGTGGGGCAACCTATGCCTATGTAGTTTATCTTTACCGGACAGAAACAACGACACATCAAATTAGCTTTAGCGGAAATGAAGTGTATAATTTAAGTCCGTCGAGCTACTTGTATATGTATGGGTATTACAACTCAGGTACCTCTTCAATGCCCGTAATGTATAATGACAACAAAATCCACGACAATACGGTAGGTTCTTATTTGTACAATTACTTAGGATACTATGGTACTGAAATTCGATTTGAACGAAATAAAATCTATAATAACTCAGTAGGTAGCTATTTGTATAATATCTATTGCTGCTACCGCTCAAGCAACCCGATTGTTAGAGATAACGAACTGTACAATAATAGTGCAGGATATTATGTATATGGTTTGGGGGCATATTACGGATCCAATGCATTGGTAGAGCGTAACTCTGTTCACGACAACACCGCTGGTTATGGTGTTTACAGCTACTACATCTACTATATGGATGGCGACTTCATTAATAACCTTTCTTATAATAACAAAGGAGATTATTACAACTATGGTATCTACGGAGGTTACACTCAAACAAGTTTGAATGTTTGCCATAATACCATTGTTATTGACGACAACGTGGATTATTATAACTACTGTTTGTATTTGTATATGTACTACACGTTTACTGATATGAATGTGAAAAACAACATTATTTATGTAACTGCTAATGCGGGTTATTATAACTATGTTGTGTACACTCCATACAACTACCAAGATATGGGTATTGAGAATAATGACATTTACGTAAACAATTCATCTACTAACTATTACTACACAAATACGACGAACACAACGTTATCAGCGTTTGCATCAAGTATTGGTAATAGCACCAACTTAAACATCGACCCACAATTTACGAACTTGGCAGCAGGAAACTTAACACCGAAAAACCCTGCCATTGCCAACTACGGACAACCCGGGTATGCAACATTGGACTACAACAAAGCAACAAGAACAGCTTGTGGTCCGGATATAGGTGCTTTTGAATTCTTTATTGACCACAACGCGTCAAATTTGGTATTTACTGGTACTAACGAGTGTGGTGGCTACCAAGAGCCAATTGGTTTTAGATACAACAACGGTTCATCTGTTGATTTGATTGATGCTAAAGCGTATTACACCATCAACGGTGGAACACCTGTGGTAGAAACGATTGCTAAAATCAGTGCAAACTCGTATGTGGATTATGTATTTACCACAATACCTGAGTTTCACGAGCCAGGCACCAACACAATTGTGGTTGGATTGTTGTGCGATGACAATTCAGCAAACAATACATTGACAACTACCATCAATATTACCCCTGCTCCACATAGCTTTGAGTTGTCAGAAGGCAGTTCATTTGCAGGATACTATAAAGCAGGTGGTTCAGGCGGATTGATGAACAATCCTGACGTAACAGCGGCAAATGTTCAGGTGGATTACAACGTAGAAAACCCGACCAAATATGCAGATAGTGCGTATGGCACCGATTGGGGAATGACAGTAAATTCATGGACAAGTGGTGGAATGGCGGTAACAAGTGGATTGACTTTAGTTGCTCCAAGTGGAAGCAGCAAAGGTATGATTCAATTTACTCCAAGTCCGTCGTTGGTGGACTCAACCATTTTTGTGGGTCTTACCGTAACGGATAACAACACAGGATGTGATTCAACATTCGGAAGATGGGTATATGTGGCAGCTACACCAAATATTTCATGGAGTGCTTCTGATGCTTGTGATGGTGACGTTGTGGCAATAACTAATACAACCACCCAAGCAGTAGGAATAGCCGAATACTCATGGAATTTTGACGATCCATCAACGGGAGCGGACAATGTATCTACTATCAGTGACCCAGTTCACAAATTTTCGACCTATGGTTCGTATGACGTAACAGTAACTGCATGGAATCATGATTATCCAAAATTCCAATACACATTGACAAAAACAGTAAACGTATCACCTGTACCAACGGTTGACTTTACAGTAAAAAATGCATGTGAGGGAACAGACATTACCTTTACGAATGGTTCAAAATTGCCAACAGGGGTAACCGGATCAATTGATTACACATGGAACTTCGGAGACGGCAGTGCAAAAGTAAAAACATTGAACACCACACATAAATATGCAAAAGCAGGTGGCTACAAAGCCAGCTTGACAGCATCATTGAACGGCTGTGCAGCGACATTGGTAAAAAATGCGAACCAATTTGCTACACCGGATGCAAACTTTAGCGTAAAAGGCAACTGTAACTTAGAAGATGTAGAGTTTACCAATGCATCAACTATTTCGTTAGGAAAAACAGGATACAAATGGGATTTCAACGACGGAACAGTATCAAACTTGTCAAACCCAATGCATGCTTTTGCAGCAGCAGGCTCACACAGTGTAAAATTGGTAGCAATCTCAGAATTTGGATGTAAAGATGAGATAACCAAAAGCTTTACATTGAATGAGTCACCAAAAGCAGACTTTAGCTTCAGTGACCCATGTAGCGAGACAGCAGTTAACTTTACAAGAGGTGGCACATTGCCAGCCGGAGCAACATCAATCTTTGAGTGGGATTTTGACGGAGAGAAAATTTCGACAAAAGAAAACGACAGCTACAAATTCTCGACAGTTGGAGTGAAAACAGTAAGTTTGAAAGTATCATCAAACAATGGCTGTTCAGATATGATCAGCAAAGACATCGTAGTAAAATTGCAAGCAAAAGCAGACTTTATAGCCAACAACGTATGTGAAGGCGAAGAGGTAGTATTTACCAACAAGTCAGAAGTAGCAGCAGGCAACTTGAACTATCAATGGAGATTTGGAGATTCAGATACATCAAACTTGACATCCCCACGACATGCTTATACCTTGAGTACAGTAGGCGAGACAGAGTCATTCCAAGTGACGTTGTTGGCCATAGTACCGGGCGGATGTTCAGACTCAATAGCACGAACAGTAACAGTGAATGCAGCAGCAGACGCAAGTTTTGATGCAACAATTGATTGGAGAGTATTGAAGATAACCAACCAAAAAACAACAGATCCTGTAAACCACGATTACAACTGGAGATTTGGAGATGGTGGTCGTTCAAACCAAGTAACTCCATCATACAAATACATCAGCGATGAAGGCATGTACACTGTATGTTTGGCCATCATCAACCCAGCAGGCTGTATCAGCGAGCATTGTGAGGAGGTAGATCAGCCAGATATTAAAAATGCAGGCATCAACGATGTAATAGCTAACAACCTATTCAGCGTGTACCCAAATCCGAACACCGGATTGTTTACCGTAAAAGTTGACGAGCCAAAAGGTATGGTGAACATCACCATCATGGATGCAACAGGCAAAACAGTACGCACCATTGCAGGTGATGCAAGCGGCGAGTACAGTATTGACTTGAGCGAAGTAGCAGGCGGAGTTTACATGGTTCAAGTAACCAATGGTGGCAACACTGCAATGCAACGAGTAACTGTTGCTAAATAA